One Cryptomeria japonica chromosome 9, Sugi_1.0, whole genome shotgun sequence genomic window carries:
- the LOC131072988 gene encoding cytochrome P450 CYP72A616, whose protein sequence is MDLNLSWWRVLSFVGVILAAVLVNIVVKLWWVPLRTQKFLRNQGIHGPPYKFLYGNTKEILEIKKRAKSSSSMSTPHDIVPLVVPHIDVWVKQYGRVFVYWVGTKARIVVGDPEIMKQILSNKFGHYQKPMISIQLKRLTGDGLVRTNGEKWARQRRLLNPAFHLESLKSMVPVVTASTTKMLEKWGNEIGEGVKEIEVAEELRCLTADVIARTAFGSSFEEGKRVFHILGELAILAGRSFGKIYFPGSRFVPTPSNLRSWKLDMDIKRSLRELIFNRKKNVEMKKRDSYGTDLLGLMMDAYKNELKDKNNFVRLSLEEMIDECKTFFTAGSETTATLLTWTLVVLGMHTDWQDQARKEVLHISKKEIPKFDSLSCLKLVNMILYEVLRLYPPAIVLPRKAYKKMQLGNLIIPAGIELMLKSIMVHHDVKLWGNDVKEFNPLRFSEGISKASTHPTAFISFGFGPRTCIGQNFALIEAKVILIMILQHFSFSISPTYVHAPATIFTLRPLHGAQIMFQKL, encoded by the exons ATGGATCTGAATCTTTCCTGGTGGAGGGTTTTGAGCTTTGTGGGTGTCATATTGGCGGCTGTATTGGTGAATATCGTTGTGAAACTATGGTGGGTGCCTCTTCGCACACAGAAGTTCCTTCGGAATCAGGGCATTCATGGACCCCCATACAAGTTCTTATATGGAAACACCAAAGAAATACTTGAAATTAAGAAGCGCGCCAAATCGTCTTCCTCGATGAGCACGCCCCACGATATTGTACCTCTAGTTGTTCCACACATTGATGTGTGGGTGAAACAATATG GCAGGGTATTTGTGTATTGGGTGGGCACCAAGGCAAGGATTGTTGTTGGTGACCCAGAGATTATGAAGCAGATTCTGTCCAACAAGTTTGGGCATTACCAGAAACCAATGATCAGCATTCAATTGAAACGCTTAACTGGTGATGGCCTTGTCCGGACAAATGGAGAGAAGTGGGCTCGTCAAAGAAGGCTTCTCAATCCGGCCTTTCATTTAGAAAGTTTGAAG TCAATGGTTCCAGTGGTAACAGCTAGCACCACAAAAATGTTggagaaatggggaaatgaaattggtgaggGTGTGAAAGAAATTGAGGTCGCAGAAGAACTTCGATGCCTTACTGCAGATGTGATAGCCCGGACAGCTTTTGGGTCTAGTTTTGAGGAAGGAAAGCGTGTATTTCACATCCTAGGCGAACTGGCCATTCTTGCTGGTAGAAGTTTTGGGAAAATATATTTTCCAGGTTCCAG GTTTGTGCCCACTCCAAGTAATTTAAGGTCTTGGAAGTTAGACATGGACATTAAAAGATCTTTGAGAGAGTTGATCTTTAATCGTAAAAAGAACGTTGAGATGAAGAAACGTGATAGCTATGGCACTGACCTTTTGGGCTTGATGATGGATGCTTATAAGAACGAACTAAAGGACAAAAATAATTTTGTGAGACTATCTCTTGAAGAGATGATTGATGAGTGCAAGACTTTCTTTACTGCAGGAAGTGAGACTACTGCCACTTTACTTACATGGACACTCGTTGTATTAGGAATGCACACAGATTGGCAAGATCAAGCAAGGAAGGAAGTGCTTCATATCTCCAAGAAAGAAATTCCAAAATTTGATTCCCTCTCTTGCCTTAAACTA GTGAACATGATTTTGTATGAAGTGTTAAGGCTTTATCCTCCAGCAATAGTTTTACCAAGAAAGGCTTACAAAAAGATGCAGCTAGGAAATTTAATTATCCCAGCAGGCATAGAGCTTATGCTTAAATCGATTATGGTGCACCATGATGTAAAGTTGTGGGGGAATGATGTCAAGGAGTTCAATCCCCTAAGATTTAGTGAAGGGATTTCAAAGGCCTCTACCCATCCTACTGCATTCATAAGTTTTGGATTTGGACCTAGAACCTGTATAGGCcaaaattttgcattgattgaaGCCAAGGTGATACTCATAATGATATTGCAACatttctctttctctatctccccCACCTATGTCCATGCCCCTGCAACAATTTTCACTCTTCGTCCGCTACATGGTGCTCAAATCATGTTTCAAAAGTTATAA